The following coding sequences lie in one Oncorhynchus nerka isolate Pitt River linkage group LG14, Oner_Uvic_2.0, whole genome shotgun sequence genomic window:
- the LOC115141312 gene encoding sodium/potassium-transporting ATPase subunit alpha-3-like isoform X1: protein MGYGRSDSYRVATSQDKDGKSSPSKKNKKGKDMDELKKEVPITEHKMSIEECCRKFNTDIVQGLTNAKAAEFLIRDGPNCLTPPPTTPEWIKFCRQLFGGFSILLWTGAILCFLAYAIQAATEDEPAGDNLYLGIVLSVVVVVTGCFSYFQEAKSSKIMESFKNMVPQQALVIREGEKMTINAEEVVAGDLVEVKGGDRIPADLRVVSAHGCKVDNSSLTGESEPQSRSPDCTHDNPLETRNVAFFSTNCVEGTARGIVVCTGDRTVMGRIATLTSGLESGKTPIAKEIEHFIHLITGVAVFLGITFFILAVCLGYTWLEAVIFLIGIIVANVPEGLLATVTVCLTLTAKRMAKKNCLVKNLEAVETLGSTSTICSDKTGTLTQNRMTVAHMWFDNQIHEADTTEDQSGASFDKTSASWAALARVAALCNRAVFKAGQDQLPILKRDTAGDASESALLKCIELSCGSVKQIREKNKKVAEIPFNSTNKYQLSVHETEDPNDNRYLLVMKGAPERILDRCTTIIIQGKEQPMDEEMKESFQNAYMELGGLGERVLGFCHLLMPEDQYPKGFAFDCDDVNFTTEGLCFVGLMSMIDPPRAAVPDAVGKCRSAGIKVIMVTGDHPITAKAIAKGVGIISEGNETVEDIASRLNIPVSQVNPRDAKACVIHGTDLKELSQDQMDDILRNHTEIVFARTSPQQKLIIVEGCQRLGAIVAVTGDGVNDSPALKKADIGVAMGISGSDVSKQAADMILLDDNFASIVTGVEEGRLIFDNLKKSIAYTLTSNIPEITPFLLFIIVNIPLPLGTITILCIDLGTDMVPAISLAYEAAESDIMKRQPRNPTRDKLVNERLISIAYGQIGMIQALGGFFSYFVILAENGFLPSILVGIRLNWDDRACNDLEDSYGQQWTYEQRKIVEFTCHTAFFVSIVVVQWADVIVCKTRRNSVFQQGMKNKILIFGLFEETALAAFLSYTPGMDVALRMFPLKPSWWFCAVPYSVLIFVYDEIRKLLIRRNPGGWVERETYY from the exons TATGGGCGGTCGGACAGTTACCGCGTTGCTACCTCGCAGGATAAAGATGGCAAATCTTCTCCCAGCAAGAAGAACAAGAAGGGGAAGGACATGGATGAACTCAAGAAAGAAGTACCGATT ACGGAACACAAGATGTCCATAGAGGAGTGTTGCAGAAAGTTCAACACCGACATTGTCCAG GGTCTGACCAACGCCAAGGCGGCAGAGTTTCTGATCAGGGACGGTCCCAATTGCCTCACCCCTCCCCCGACCACCCCCGAGTGGATCAAGTTCTGTCGCCAGCTATTCGGTGGCTTCTCCATCCTGCTGTGGACCGGCGCCATCCTTTGTTTCCTGGCCTACGCCATCCAGGCCGCCACCGAGGACGAGCCGGCAGGAGACAAC ttgtACCTGGGTATCGTGCTCTCTGTTGTCGTCGTGGTCACCGGATGCTTCTCCTACTTCCAGGAGGCCAAGAGCTCCAAAATCATGGAGTCCTTCAAGAACATGGTGCCCCAG CAAGCGCTGGTGATCCGTGAGGGCGAGAAGATGACGATCAACGCTGAGGAGGTGGTGGCAGGAGACCTGgtggaggtgaagggaggagacaggatcCCTGCCGACCTCAGAGTCGTCTCTGCTCACGGCTGCAAG GTGGATAACTCCTCCCTGACTGGCGAATCAGAACCCCAGAGCAGGTCACCTGACTGTACCCATGACAACCCCCTGGAGACCCGCAATGTCGCTTTCTTCTCTACCAACTGCGTTGAAG gtACGGCGCGTGGCATCGTGGTGTGTACCGGCGACCGTACCGTCATGGGCCGTATTGCCACTCTCACCTCCGGTCTGGAGTCGGGCAAGACCCCCATCGCCAAGGAGATCGAGCACTTCATCCACCTGATCACAGGCGTGGCTGTGTTCCTGGGCATCACCTTCTTCATCCTGGCCGTCTGCCTGGGATACACCTGGCTGGAGGCCGTCATCTTCCTCATCGGCATCATTGTGGCCAATGTCCCTGAGGGCTTACTGGCTACTGTCACT GTGTGTCTGACTCTGACTGCCAAGCGTATGGCTAAGAAGAACTGCCTGGTCAAGAATCTGGAAGCTGTGGAGACCCTAGGCTCCACCTCCACCATCTGCTCCGACAAGACTGGCACACTGacccagaacaggatgactgtggCCCACATGTGGTTCGACAACCAGATCCACGAGGCTGACACCACAGAGGACCAGTCTG gtgcCTCCTTCGACAAGACCTCAGCCTCATGGGCTGCCTTGGCTCGCGTCGCAGCTCTCTGCAACCGCGCCGTGTTCAAAGCCGGCCAGGACCAACTGCCCATCCTGAAGAGGGACACCGCTGGTGATGCCTCCGAGTCTGCCCTGCTCAAGTGTATCGAGCTGTCCTGTGGCTCTGTCAAACAAATAAGGGAGAAGAACAAGAAGGTGGCCGAGATCCCATTCAACTCCACCAACAAGTACCAG CTCTCAGTTCACGAGACAGAGGATCCCAATGACAACCGCTACCTGCTGGTGATGAAGGGAGCCCCAGAGAGGATCCTGGACCGCtgcaccaccatcatcatccagGGCAAGGAGCAGCCCATGGACGAGGAGATGAAGGAATCCTTCCAGAACGCCTACATGGAGCTTggaggactgggagagagagtactcg GTTTCTGCCACCTGCTAATGCCAGAGGACCAGTACCCCAAGGGCTTTGCCTTCGACTGTGATGATGTTAACTTCACCACAGAGGGCCTGTGCTTCGTGGGCCTCATGTCCATGATTGACCCTCCCCGTGCCGCTGTGCCCGACGCTGTGGGCAAATGCCGTTCGGCTGGCATCAAAGTCATCATGGTGACAGGTGATCATCCAATCACTGCCAAGGCCATCGCTAAGGGCGTGGGCATCATCTCCGAGGGAAACGAGACAGTGGAGGACATCGCCTCTCGCCTCAATATCCCTGTCAGCCAGGTCAACCCAAG ggaTGCCAAGGCTTGTGTGATCCATGGTACAGACCTGAAGGAATTGTCTCAGGATCAGATGGACGACATCCTTAGAAACCACACTGAGATTGTGTTTGCCAGGACCTCCCCCCAGCAGAAACTCATCATCGTAGAGGGCTGCCAGCgactg GGTGCCATTGTGGCTGTGACAGGTGACGGTGTAAATGACTCTCCTGCCCTGAAGAAGGCTGACATCGGCGTTGCCATGGGAATCTCCGGCTCTGACGTATCCAAGCAGGCCGCTGACATGATCCTGCTGGACGACAACTTTGCCTCCATCGTCACCGGAGTGGAAGAGG GTCGTCTGATCTTTGATAACCTGAAGAAGTCCATTGCCTACACCCTGACCAGTAACATCCCTGAGATCACACCCTTCCTCCTATTCATCATCGTCAACATCCCCCTACCACTGGGAACCATCACCATCCTCTGTATCGACCTGGGAACTGACATG gtgCCCGCCATCTCCCTGGCCTATGAGGCAGCCGAGAGTGACATCATGAAGCGTCAGCCCAGGAACCCCACCAGAGACAAGCTGGTGAACGAGAGGCTCATCAGCATCGCCTACGGACAAATCG GTATGATCCAGGCTCTGGGAGGCTTCTTCTCCTACTTTGTGATCTTGGCTGAGAATGGCTTCCTACCTTCAATTCTTGTGGGTATCAGGCTCAACTGGGACGACCGCGCTTGCAACGACCTGGAAGACAGCTATGGCCAGCAATGG aCATATGAACAGAGGAAGATCGTGGAGTTCACGTGTCACACAGCCTTCTTCGTCAGTATCGTGGTGGTACAGTGGGCTGATGTCATTGTCTGCAAGACCAGGCGTAACTCTGTCTTCCAGCAGGGCATGAA GAACAAGATCCTGATCTTTGGCCTGTTTGAGGAGACAGCTCTGGCTGCCTTCCTATCCTACACCCCAGGCATGGATGTGGCACTCAGGATGTTCCCCCTAAA gCCCAGCTGGTGGTTCTGTGCGGTCCCCTACAGTGTCCTCATTTTTGTGTATGATGAGATCCGAAAACTGCTCATCCGTAGGAACCCAGGAG GTTGGGTGGAAAGGGAGACATACTATTGA
- the LOC115141312 gene encoding sodium/potassium-transporting ATPase subunit alpha-3-like isoform X2, whose translation MGDKDGKSSPSKKNKKGKDMDELKKEVPITEHKMSIEECCRKFNTDIVQGLTNAKAAEFLIRDGPNCLTPPPTTPEWIKFCRQLFGGFSILLWTGAILCFLAYAIQAATEDEPAGDNLYLGIVLSVVVVVTGCFSYFQEAKSSKIMESFKNMVPQQALVIREGEKMTINAEEVVAGDLVEVKGGDRIPADLRVVSAHGCKVDNSSLTGESEPQSRSPDCTHDNPLETRNVAFFSTNCVEGTARGIVVCTGDRTVMGRIATLTSGLESGKTPIAKEIEHFIHLITGVAVFLGITFFILAVCLGYTWLEAVIFLIGIIVANVPEGLLATVTVCLTLTAKRMAKKNCLVKNLEAVETLGSTSTICSDKTGTLTQNRMTVAHMWFDNQIHEADTTEDQSGASFDKTSASWAALARVAALCNRAVFKAGQDQLPILKRDTAGDASESALLKCIELSCGSVKQIREKNKKVAEIPFNSTNKYQLSVHETEDPNDNRYLLVMKGAPERILDRCTTIIIQGKEQPMDEEMKESFQNAYMELGGLGERVLGFCHLLMPEDQYPKGFAFDCDDVNFTTEGLCFVGLMSMIDPPRAAVPDAVGKCRSAGIKVIMVTGDHPITAKAIAKGVGIISEGNETVEDIASRLNIPVSQVNPRDAKACVIHGTDLKELSQDQMDDILRNHTEIVFARTSPQQKLIIVEGCQRLGAIVAVTGDGVNDSPALKKADIGVAMGISGSDVSKQAADMILLDDNFASIVTGVEEGRLIFDNLKKSIAYTLTSNIPEITPFLLFIIVNIPLPLGTITILCIDLGTDMVPAISLAYEAAESDIMKRQPRNPTRDKLVNERLISIAYGQIGMIQALGGFFSYFVILAENGFLPSILVGIRLNWDDRACNDLEDSYGQQWTYEQRKIVEFTCHTAFFVSIVVVQWADVIVCKTRRNSVFQQGMKNKILIFGLFEETALAAFLSYTPGMDVALRMFPLKPSWWFCAVPYSVLIFVYDEIRKLLIRRNPGGWVERETYY comes from the exons GATAAAGATGGCAAATCTTCTCCCAGCAAGAAGAACAAGAAGGGGAAGGACATGGATGAACTCAAGAAAGAAGTACCGATT ACGGAACACAAGATGTCCATAGAGGAGTGTTGCAGAAAGTTCAACACCGACATTGTCCAG GGTCTGACCAACGCCAAGGCGGCAGAGTTTCTGATCAGGGACGGTCCCAATTGCCTCACCCCTCCCCCGACCACCCCCGAGTGGATCAAGTTCTGTCGCCAGCTATTCGGTGGCTTCTCCATCCTGCTGTGGACCGGCGCCATCCTTTGTTTCCTGGCCTACGCCATCCAGGCCGCCACCGAGGACGAGCCGGCAGGAGACAAC ttgtACCTGGGTATCGTGCTCTCTGTTGTCGTCGTGGTCACCGGATGCTTCTCCTACTTCCAGGAGGCCAAGAGCTCCAAAATCATGGAGTCCTTCAAGAACATGGTGCCCCAG CAAGCGCTGGTGATCCGTGAGGGCGAGAAGATGACGATCAACGCTGAGGAGGTGGTGGCAGGAGACCTGgtggaggtgaagggaggagacaggatcCCTGCCGACCTCAGAGTCGTCTCTGCTCACGGCTGCAAG GTGGATAACTCCTCCCTGACTGGCGAATCAGAACCCCAGAGCAGGTCACCTGACTGTACCCATGACAACCCCCTGGAGACCCGCAATGTCGCTTTCTTCTCTACCAACTGCGTTGAAG gtACGGCGCGTGGCATCGTGGTGTGTACCGGCGACCGTACCGTCATGGGCCGTATTGCCACTCTCACCTCCGGTCTGGAGTCGGGCAAGACCCCCATCGCCAAGGAGATCGAGCACTTCATCCACCTGATCACAGGCGTGGCTGTGTTCCTGGGCATCACCTTCTTCATCCTGGCCGTCTGCCTGGGATACACCTGGCTGGAGGCCGTCATCTTCCTCATCGGCATCATTGTGGCCAATGTCCCTGAGGGCTTACTGGCTACTGTCACT GTGTGTCTGACTCTGACTGCCAAGCGTATGGCTAAGAAGAACTGCCTGGTCAAGAATCTGGAAGCTGTGGAGACCCTAGGCTCCACCTCCACCATCTGCTCCGACAAGACTGGCACACTGacccagaacaggatgactgtggCCCACATGTGGTTCGACAACCAGATCCACGAGGCTGACACCACAGAGGACCAGTCTG gtgcCTCCTTCGACAAGACCTCAGCCTCATGGGCTGCCTTGGCTCGCGTCGCAGCTCTCTGCAACCGCGCCGTGTTCAAAGCCGGCCAGGACCAACTGCCCATCCTGAAGAGGGACACCGCTGGTGATGCCTCCGAGTCTGCCCTGCTCAAGTGTATCGAGCTGTCCTGTGGCTCTGTCAAACAAATAAGGGAGAAGAACAAGAAGGTGGCCGAGATCCCATTCAACTCCACCAACAAGTACCAG CTCTCAGTTCACGAGACAGAGGATCCCAATGACAACCGCTACCTGCTGGTGATGAAGGGAGCCCCAGAGAGGATCCTGGACCGCtgcaccaccatcatcatccagGGCAAGGAGCAGCCCATGGACGAGGAGATGAAGGAATCCTTCCAGAACGCCTACATGGAGCTTggaggactgggagagagagtactcg GTTTCTGCCACCTGCTAATGCCAGAGGACCAGTACCCCAAGGGCTTTGCCTTCGACTGTGATGATGTTAACTTCACCACAGAGGGCCTGTGCTTCGTGGGCCTCATGTCCATGATTGACCCTCCCCGTGCCGCTGTGCCCGACGCTGTGGGCAAATGCCGTTCGGCTGGCATCAAAGTCATCATGGTGACAGGTGATCATCCAATCACTGCCAAGGCCATCGCTAAGGGCGTGGGCATCATCTCCGAGGGAAACGAGACAGTGGAGGACATCGCCTCTCGCCTCAATATCCCTGTCAGCCAGGTCAACCCAAG ggaTGCCAAGGCTTGTGTGATCCATGGTACAGACCTGAAGGAATTGTCTCAGGATCAGATGGACGACATCCTTAGAAACCACACTGAGATTGTGTTTGCCAGGACCTCCCCCCAGCAGAAACTCATCATCGTAGAGGGCTGCCAGCgactg GGTGCCATTGTGGCTGTGACAGGTGACGGTGTAAATGACTCTCCTGCCCTGAAGAAGGCTGACATCGGCGTTGCCATGGGAATCTCCGGCTCTGACGTATCCAAGCAGGCCGCTGACATGATCCTGCTGGACGACAACTTTGCCTCCATCGTCACCGGAGTGGAAGAGG GTCGTCTGATCTTTGATAACCTGAAGAAGTCCATTGCCTACACCCTGACCAGTAACATCCCTGAGATCACACCCTTCCTCCTATTCATCATCGTCAACATCCCCCTACCACTGGGAACCATCACCATCCTCTGTATCGACCTGGGAACTGACATG gtgCCCGCCATCTCCCTGGCCTATGAGGCAGCCGAGAGTGACATCATGAAGCGTCAGCCCAGGAACCCCACCAGAGACAAGCTGGTGAACGAGAGGCTCATCAGCATCGCCTACGGACAAATCG GTATGATCCAGGCTCTGGGAGGCTTCTTCTCCTACTTTGTGATCTTGGCTGAGAATGGCTTCCTACCTTCAATTCTTGTGGGTATCAGGCTCAACTGGGACGACCGCGCTTGCAACGACCTGGAAGACAGCTATGGCCAGCAATGG aCATATGAACAGAGGAAGATCGTGGAGTTCACGTGTCACACAGCCTTCTTCGTCAGTATCGTGGTGGTACAGTGGGCTGATGTCATTGTCTGCAAGACCAGGCGTAACTCTGTCTTCCAGCAGGGCATGAA GAACAAGATCCTGATCTTTGGCCTGTTTGAGGAGACAGCTCTGGCTGCCTTCCTATCCTACACCCCAGGCATGGATGTGGCACTCAGGATGTTCCCCCTAAA gCCCAGCTGGTGGTTCTGTGCGGTCCCCTACAGTGTCCTCATTTTTGTGTATGATGAGATCCGAAAACTGCTCATCCGTAGGAACCCAGGAG GTTGGGTGGAAAGGGAGACATACTATTGA